The following are encoded in a window of Sinorhizobium sojae CCBAU 05684 genomic DNA:
- a CDS encoding GcvT family protein, with protein MAEFPQKAKVVIVGLGGIVGASIAHHLIERGWDDIVGIDKSGIPTDIGSTAHASDFCYTTSHDFLSVWTTQYSIDFFEKMGHYARIGGLEVARTGDDAWMEEIKRKLSSAKAFGTRAHYVSPAEIKKMFPLIEEDQVMGGMFDPDAGLVIPRSQTVAGKLVDAAEKSGKLKVFGNTPATSLLVENGRIKGVVTHRGTIMADHVVVCAGIWGRLIAEMVGEDLPVMPVDHPLTFFGPYNEFEGTGKEIGFPLLRDQGNSAYMRDTGDPKTTEGGQIEWGYYEATNPRLCHPRDILEKHEARLSPSQRDLEMEQIIEPLERAMELTPILGELGYNEGHSFNGLLQVSAAGGPSCGESQKVRGLWYCVAIWVKDGPGYGKLIADWMTDGRTEIDHSSIDYARFYPHQLEEKFIEERCFEAAQKIYFPAVHTREPYASSRNVKRSPFYEREKELGGYFMELGGWERAHGYAANEHLLEKYGDRVPVRENEWDSRHFWRVSNAEHLAMSEDCGIVNLSHFHMVDIEGPDHVDLLEWLCAAKIGGDGNIGKGIYTHFLDDEGMVRADFTVFRMADRCRLVNGADAGPRDFHYMRRVAEDRGLDVTITDVSEKFITIGIWGPNARETLKKVVADPAGLDVENFPFAAIKQIEIAGKPVSAFRISYVGEQGWELHMKYEDGLAVWDALRATGVMAFGVETYANSRRMEKSLRLQNADLLTQYNLIEADLARPKVKEADFRGKAKHLEYKAREHQPAMLCTLVMTENTDRNGVKRYPVGNLPVMDPETGEVLIDELGRRSYTTSIAFGPTIGKNIALAYLPWAYCQEGRKLNIEYFAETYPVEVVGVGYKPLYDPENLKPRT; from the coding sequence ATGGCAGAGTTTCCACAAAAGGCGAAGGTCGTAATCGTAGGTCTGGGTGGCATCGTCGGCGCATCGATCGCCCATCACCTGATCGAGCGTGGATGGGACGATATCGTCGGCATCGACAAGTCCGGCATTCCCACCGATATCGGCTCCACGGCACATGCCTCGGACTTCTGCTACACGACGAGCCACGACTTTCTTTCGGTCTGGACGACGCAGTATTCGATCGACTTCTTCGAGAAGATGGGCCACTACGCCCGCATCGGCGGCCTGGAAGTCGCCCGCACCGGCGACGACGCCTGGATGGAAGAGATCAAGCGCAAGCTTTCCTCCGCCAAGGCCTTCGGCACCCGCGCGCACTATGTCTCGCCGGCCGAAATCAAGAAGATGTTCCCGCTGATCGAGGAAGATCAGGTCATGGGCGGCATGTTCGATCCGGATGCCGGCCTCGTCATCCCGCGCTCGCAGACGGTCGCCGGCAAGCTGGTCGATGCGGCGGAAAAGTCCGGCAAGCTTAAGGTCTTCGGCAATACGCCGGCGACTTCGCTCCTCGTCGAGAACGGCCGCATCAAGGGCGTCGTCACGCATCGCGGCACGATCATGGCCGACCATGTCGTCGTCTGCGCCGGCATCTGGGGCCGTCTGATTGCCGAAATGGTCGGCGAAGACCTGCCGGTCATGCCGGTCGACCATCCGCTCACCTTCTTCGGCCCGTACAACGAGTTCGAGGGCACCGGCAAGGAAATCGGCTTCCCGCTGCTGCGCGACCAGGGCAACTCGGCCTATATGCGCGACACCGGCGACCCGAAGACCACCGAAGGCGGGCAGATCGAGTGGGGCTATTACGAGGCCACCAATCCGCGCCTCTGCCATCCGCGCGACATTCTCGAAAAGCACGAGGCACGCCTGTCGCCCTCGCAGCGCGACCTCGAGATGGAGCAGATCATCGAGCCGCTCGAGCGCGCCATGGAACTGACGCCGATCCTCGGCGAGCTTGGCTATAACGAGGGCCACTCCTTCAACGGCCTGCTGCAGGTATCGGCCGCCGGCGGCCCCTCCTGCGGCGAGAGCCAGAAGGTGCGCGGCCTCTGGTACTGCGTCGCCATCTGGGTGAAGGACGGCCCGGGCTACGGCAAGCTGATCGCCGACTGGATGACGGACGGGCGCACCGAGATCGACCATTCCTCGATCGACTACGCCCGCTTCTATCCGCACCAGCTCGAAGAGAAGTTCATCGAAGAGCGCTGCTTCGAGGCGGCGCAGAAGATCTACTTCCCGGCCGTGCATACGCGCGAGCCCTACGCGAGCAGCCGTAACGTCAAGCGTTCGCCCTTCTACGAGCGCGAGAAGGAACTCGGCGGCTACTTCATGGAACTCGGCGGCTGGGAGCGCGCGCACGGCTATGCCGCCAACGAGCACCTCCTGGAGAAATACGGCGACCGCGTTCCGGTGCGCGAGAACGAGTGGGACAGCCGCCATTTCTGGCGCGTTTCCAACGCCGAACATCTGGCGATGAGCGAGGATTGCGGCATCGTCAACCTCTCGCACTTCCACATGGTCGACATCGAAGGTCCGGACCATGTCGATCTTCTCGAGTGGCTCTGCGCCGCCAAGATCGGTGGAGACGGCAATATCGGCAAGGGTATCTACACCCACTTCCTCGATGACGAGGGCATGGTGCGGGCCGACTTCACCGTCTTCCGCATGGCCGACCGCTGCCGTCTCGTGAACGGCGCCGATGCCGGCCCGCGCGACTTCCACTACATGCGCCGCGTTGCGGAAGACCGCGGCCTCGACGTCACCATCACGGACGTTTCGGAGAAGTTCATCACCATCGGTATCTGGGGCCCCAATGCCCGCGAGACGCTGAAGAAGGTGGTTGCCGATCCGGCCGGCCTCGATGTTGAGAACTTCCCCTTCGCCGCGATCAAGCAGATCGAGATCGCCGGCAAGCCGGTCTCCGCCTTCCGCATCTCCTATGTCGGCGAACAGGGCTGGGAACTGCACATGAAGTACGAGGACGGCCTGGCCGTCTGGGATGCGCTGCGCGCCACCGGCGTCATGGCCTTCGGCGTCGAAACCTATGCGAACTCGCGCCGCATGGAAAAGAGCCTGCGCCTGCAGAACGCGGATCTTCTCACCCAGTACAACCTCATCGAGGCCGACCTTGCCCGTCCGAAGGTCAAGGAAGCGGACTTCCGCGGCAAGGCGAAGCATCTGGAGTACAAGGCGCGCGAGCACCAGCCCGCCATGCTCTGCACGCTCGTCATGACGGAGAACACCGACAGAAACGGCGTGAAGCGCTACCCGGTCGGCAACCTGCCGGTCATGGACCCGGAGACCGGCGAAGTGCTGATCGACGAACTCGGCCGCCGCTCCTACACCACCTCCATCGCCTTTGGCCCGACGATCGGCAAGAACATCGCGCTTGCCTACCTGCCCTGGGCCTATTGCCAGGAAGGTCGCAAGCTGAATATCGAGTATTTCGCCGAGACCTATCCGGTGGAGGTGGTCGGCGTCGGTTACAAGCCGCTCTACGACCCGGAAAACCTGAAGCCCCGGACCTGA
- the cpaB gene encoding Flp pilus assembly protein CpaB has product MRSSTVLSLSIAILLAGAAVFGTRTYLADQQARLAAASAPKVEEKTLVVAAKPMRFGDRVLPENLKTIPWSSLERPDGSFETLEAVLGDETKPRYAMEAIDPGEPVLTSKITGAGERATLSAALDQRMKAISIRVNDVLGVAGFVRPSDRVDVLLTRVVRNQQNNNEQTFVDVLLQGVKVLAVDQTADERKDEPSVVKTVTFEVTTDEAQRLTLGASIGTLSLALRNIASSDVEQTRPITVADLGGGLVSNELATKTDDGRFDTIEKLVQKVGDELGSRIDSVEGKMKQPVKEKQLQIVERKVEPDLPIQPKWATVGVWNTTKREEVRVGLIQ; this is encoded by the coding sequence ATGCGCTCCTCGACGGTTCTAAGTCTTTCAATTGCCATTTTACTTGCCGGTGCGGCGGTCTTTGGGACGCGTACCTATCTCGCCGATCAGCAGGCGCGGCTTGCGGCCGCAAGTGCCCCCAAGGTCGAGGAGAAAACGCTTGTCGTCGCCGCCAAGCCCATGCGCTTCGGCGACCGGGTACTGCCGGAAAACCTCAAGACCATTCCTTGGTCCTCTCTGGAAAGGCCAGATGGCTCGTTCGAAACGCTGGAGGCGGTCCTCGGCGACGAAACAAAGCCGCGCTATGCCATGGAGGCGATCGATCCCGGCGAGCCTGTTCTGACCTCAAAGATTACCGGCGCCGGCGAGCGGGCGACGCTTTCGGCCGCGCTTGATCAGCGGATGAAGGCCATTTCCATTCGCGTCAACGACGTGCTGGGCGTTGCCGGTTTCGTGCGGCCCTCGGACCGTGTCGACGTTCTGCTGACGCGTGTCGTTCGCAATCAGCAGAACAACAATGAGCAGACCTTTGTCGACGTGCTGCTCCAGGGCGTGAAAGTGCTGGCCGTGGATCAAACTGCGGATGAGCGCAAGGACGAGCCTTCCGTCGTCAAGACCGTGACCTTCGAGGTGACGACCGACGAGGCACAGCGGTTGACGCTCGGGGCGAGCATCGGCACGCTGTCGCTTGCGTTGCGCAACATCGCCTCCTCGGACGTGGAGCAGACCCGGCCGATCACGGTCGCCGATCTCGGCGGCGGGCTAGTTTCGAACGAGCTCGCCACTAAAACAGACGACGGGCGATTCGATACGATCGAGAAGCTGGTCCAGAAGGTCGGCGACGAACTCGGCAGCCGGATCGACTCCGTCGAAGGCAAAATGAAACAACCTGTTAAAGAAAAGCAGTTACAAATTGTGGAACGTAAGGTAGAACCGGACTTGCCGATTCAGCCGAAATGGGCGACGGTCGGCGTCTGGAACACGACGAAGCGCGAAGAGGTGCGAGTCGGTTTGATCCAGTGA
- a CDS encoding TadE/TadG family type IV pilus assembly protein gives MLSKAIRRFLDDNRGYVIALTLISMPLLLGFSLMVIDVGRTGNLHTDLQNAVDAMALAGARELDGRDDAIDRANAAIETLANSAAFGGGGTGMSLGSHITVTYDAGNDAGSTVTVHYLKSIPADDDTDFDPTSSTYMATGPNDASYAYVIAKPQAMTTIFPIPVGFNRDTINVAAEAIAVYRASACNVTPIYICNPYENASGTNNEEAEELLHTNFAAGNLYGVQIELHSTASSSPGPGNFGFLSTYGNGANVLAEALATGAPGVCYKQDALETKTGANAGPVEAGLNTRFGLYGGSFKSASNDGRYRPARNVRSAQTQTGGANKICSDYDPVMSGSTVGDINLAVPLGYGASMSPLAGGKISTGNNWQYNTYWNVAHGTGVPSTSDILSNHSSYPSPTGSPSQPSAYDVYRYELNDPTLLNHASNSGEKGAPLTGGQCYSGPDLSNYSDGDYGDRREIFAAVVNCKHEYNAGRLTGHSTDTRAIAFARMFATKPAIKQSSERYLSLEMIDITGKGGRGTLDEFLREEAELVR, from the coding sequence ATGTTGAGTAAGGCAATCAGACGCTTCCTGGACGACAACCGTGGCTACGTCATCGCCTTGACGCTGATTTCCATGCCGCTTCTGCTCGGCTTTTCGCTGATGGTCATCGATGTCGGGCGCACGGGCAATCTCCACACCGACCTGCAGAATGCCGTCGATGCCATGGCGCTTGCCGGCGCCCGCGAGCTCGACGGCCGCGACGACGCGATCGACCGGGCCAATGCGGCAATCGAGACGCTTGCCAACAGCGCCGCCTTCGGTGGCGGCGGCACCGGCATGTCGCTCGGCTCGCATATCACGGTGACCTATGATGCGGGAAACGACGCCGGGAGCACGGTGACGGTCCATTACCTCAAGAGCATTCCGGCGGACGACGATACGGATTTCGATCCTACCAGCTCGACCTACATGGCCACCGGCCCAAACGATGCTTCCTACGCCTATGTAATTGCCAAGCCTCAGGCGATGACCACGATCTTTCCAATCCCCGTCGGCTTCAATCGGGATACGATAAACGTTGCCGCCGAGGCCATAGCGGTCTATCGGGCCAGCGCCTGCAACGTGACGCCGATCTATATCTGCAATCCGTATGAGAACGCCTCCGGCACCAACAACGAAGAGGCGGAAGAACTGCTGCACACGAATTTTGCCGCGGGCAACCTCTACGGCGTGCAGATCGAGCTTCACAGTACTGCCTCCAGCTCACCCGGCCCCGGCAATTTCGGCTTTCTCTCGACCTATGGCAATGGCGCGAATGTGCTCGCTGAAGCCCTGGCGACCGGCGCCCCGGGTGTGTGCTACAAGCAGGATGCTTTGGAAACCAAGACGGGCGCCAATGCCGGCCCCGTGGAGGCGGGCCTGAATACACGCTTCGGCCTTTATGGCGGCTCGTTCAAGAGCGCGAGCAATGATGGCCGCTATCGACCGGCGCGCAATGTTCGCTCGGCGCAGACGCAGACGGGCGGCGCCAACAAGATCTGCAGCGACTATGATCCGGTGATGTCCGGCAGCACCGTAGGCGATATCAACCTGGCCGTGCCGCTCGGCTATGGGGCGTCGATGAGCCCGCTTGCCGGCGGCAAGATAAGCACCGGCAACAATTGGCAATATAACACTTACTGGAATGTTGCGCATGGCACAGGCGTTCCTTCGACCAGCGATATCCTGAGCAATCATTCCAGCTATCCGTCGCCAACAGGGTCGCCGTCGCAGCCTTCAGCCTATGACGTCTATCGCTACGAGCTCAACGATCCGACTCTGCTCAACCATGCTTCCAACAGTGGCGAAAAGGGCGCCCCCCTGACCGGCGGGCAATGCTACTCCGGGCCGGACCTGTCGAACTACAGCGATGGCGACTACGGCGATCGCCGGGAAATCTTTGCGGCCGTGGTGAACTGCAAGCATGAATACAATGCCGGTCGCTTGACGGGGCATAGCACCGATACGCGCGCAATCGCCTTCGCCCGCATGTTCGCGACGAAGCCGGCAATCAAGCAGAGTAGCGAGCGCTATCTGTCGCTCGAAATGATCGACATCACCGGCAAGGGCGGGCGCGGCACGCTTGACGAGTTCCTGCGGGAAGAAGCGGAGTTGGTACGATGA
- a CDS encoding GIY-YIG nuclease family protein — protein MAGYVYIVTNQKRGTLYIGVTSNLERRIFEHREGLTPGFASKYGCNRLVWYEEHLQIGTAIQREKSLKRWYRQWKIELIETMNPDWRDLYFELW, from the coding sequence ATGGCCGGATATGTGTACATCGTCACGAATCAGAAGAGAGGAACGCTCTACATCGGCGTCACGTCGAACCTTGAGCGCCGCATTTTTGAGCATCGGGAAGGACTGACGCCCGGCTTCGCGTCGAAATACGGATGCAACCGGCTCGTCTGGTATGAAGAACATCTCCAGATCGGTACCGCCATCCAGCGCGAGAAATCGCTCAAACGATGGTACCGACAATGGAAGATCGAGCTAATCGAAACAATGAATCCAGACTGGCGGGACCTCTATTTCGAGCTCTGGTAG
- a CDS encoding L,D-transpeptidase, which yields MKAGGQDIGKRQAGTAWQRLAGALLVLIPLTLPAIAKAASARVPRNLGQTTATVVNAAQAHPAGTIVIKSDERTLDLVLSGKSALRYRIGVGRDGFRWTGVVRIGRKAEWPDWRPPAEMKLRSPELPDLVPAGPFNPMGARGLYLYRGGADTLYRIHGTNEQSTVGEFASSGCFRMSNADVIDLYNRVKLGATVVVK from the coding sequence ATGAAGGCAGGGGGACAGGACATCGGCAAGCGGCAGGCGGGAACGGCGTGGCAGCGATTGGCGGGCGCCCTACTGGTGCTGATCCCGCTTACCCTTCCCGCGATCGCCAAAGCGGCGAGCGCGCGGGTGCCGCGCAATCTCGGCCAGACGACGGCGACCGTGGTGAACGCCGCCCAGGCCCACCCGGCCGGCACGATCGTGATCAAGAGCGACGAGCGGACTCTCGACCTTGTCCTCTCCGGCAAGAGTGCGCTTCGCTACCGCATCGGCGTCGGCCGCGACGGTTTCCGCTGGACGGGCGTCGTCAGGATCGGCCGCAAGGCGGAATGGCCCGATTGGCGCCCGCCGGCGGAGATGAAACTGCGCTCGCCGGAACTGCCCGATCTCGTACCGGCGGGCCCGTTCAATCCCATGGGCGCGCGCGGGCTCTATCTCTACCGCGGCGGGGCGGACACGCTCTACCGCATCCACGGAACCAACGAACAATCGACCGTCGGCGAATTCGCCTCCTCCGGCTGTTTCCGGATGAGCAATGCCGATGTGATCGATCTCTACAACCGGGTGAAGCTGGGGGCGACGGTGGTGGTGAAGTAG
- a CDS encoding TadE/TadG family type IV pilus assembly protein → MRAFKHLLEYRPNCTFWRKEEGAVLTEALVAVPFVTLFAVGILEFGNLMWERMQIDAGLRDAGRYLSRCRPSSPTYTATCTEATAKTIAYYGTQAPAAGAVLRVPGWGPGLGDITVTPVSADGTITLATAHLYEASPLFGWLGIGAITISVSHEERYMGW, encoded by the coding sequence ATGAGGGCGTTCAAACATCTTCTTGAGTACCGGCCCAATTGCACATTCTGGCGGAAGGAAGAGGGTGCCGTGCTCACTGAGGCGCTGGTTGCGGTGCCGTTCGTAACGCTTTTTGCTGTCGGCATTCTCGAATTCGGCAACCTAATGTGGGAGCGGATGCAGATCGATGCCGGCCTGCGCGATGCCGGCCGCTATCTCTCCCGCTGTCGTCCGTCTTCGCCGACCTATACCGCCACCTGCACCGAGGCGACGGCGAAAACGATCGCCTACTACGGCACGCAGGCGCCGGCGGCGGGCGCGGTGCTGCGGGTCCCAGGATGGGGCCCGGGTCTGGGCGATATCACCGTCACGCCGGTTAGCGCCGACGGCACGATCACGCTCGCGACCGCGCATCTTTACGAAGCCTCGCCGCTCTTCGGCTGGCTCGGCATCGGCGCCATCACCATCAGCGTCTCGCATGAAGAGAGGTATATGGGATGGTAA
- a CDS encoding prepilin peptidase — translation MIASINIITIASVFLLLYAAWSDFRLWKIPNGTVLALIVVYALDATLRLLAAKETGGALGLLMEQDLGATLFSFAGIGGDLAAGLLLFTLGFTLWCFRLFGAGDAKLFLPIGLLIGWHGMLPFSIFLLIGGVLTMLALRLPMPLQFAHYAVVMRLQEIRTTRKIPYGVIMVAAALAVMALRPAGA, via the coding sequence ATGATCGCAAGCATCAACATTATAACCATCGCCTCCGTCTTCCTTCTCCTCTATGCCGCCTGGAGCGATTTCCGCCTCTGGAAAATCCCGAACGGCACCGTGCTGGCGCTGATCGTCGTCTACGCGCTCGATGCCACGCTGCGGCTCCTGGCGGCGAAAGAAACCGGCGGCGCGCTGGGATTGCTGATGGAGCAGGATCTCGGCGCCACGCTCTTCTCCTTTGCCGGCATCGGCGGCGATCTCGCCGCCGGCCTCCTGCTCTTCACGCTTGGCTTCACCCTCTGGTGCTTCCGCCTCTTCGGCGCCGGCGACGCCAAGCTCTTCCTGCCGATTGGACTTCTCATCGGCTGGCACGGCATGCTGCCCTTCTCAATCTTCCTGCTGATCGGCGGCGTGCTCACCATGCTGGCCTTGCGCCTGCCGATGCCGCTTCAATTCGCCCACTATGCCGTCGTCATGCGCCTCCAGGAGATCCGCACCACCCGTAAGATCCCCTACGGCGTCATCATGGTCGCCGCCGCGCTGGCCGTGATGGCGTTGCGGCCGGCCGGGGCGTAA
- a CDS encoding TadE/TadG family type IV pilus assembly protein, with protein MGFRQDESGVALSEALITFPIVLLVFAAFIEFGYAMSQWNQTVKALQYGARLAAVSDPLVSQAAFDAAFPMGAANPLNNGGATPNDASISVSCGPGYAACDAARLSRIVRGSDGVCGTAGDPRPGICDINWRIQPANLVVTYQRSGLGYWGRPEGAVLTMRFEVRNITFDLPLLGGLLGLDDITVPAHPVTITTEDLRTCSTC; from the coding sequence ATCGGATTCCGCCAGGACGAGAGCGGCGTCGCACTTTCCGAGGCGCTGATCACGTTTCCCATCGTGCTCCTGGTCTTTGCCGCCTTCATCGAATTCGGCTACGCGATGTCGCAATGGAACCAGACGGTTAAGGCGCTGCAATATGGCGCGCGATTGGCGGCCGTATCCGATCCGCTGGTGAGCCAGGCGGCTTTTGACGCCGCATTTCCAATGGGCGCTGCGAATCCGTTGAACAACGGGGGCGCGACGCCGAACGATGCGTCGATCTCCGTGAGTTGCGGCCCCGGCTATGCGGCTTGTGATGCCGCTCGACTGAGTCGGATCGTGCGCGGAAGCGACGGCGTCTGCGGCACGGCGGGCGATCCGCGGCCCGGCATCTGCGATATCAACTGGCGCATTCAGCCGGCGAACCTGGTCGTCACCTACCAGCGTTCCGGGCTCGGCTATTGGGGCCGCCCCGAGGGGGCGGTGCTAACCATGCGGTTCGAGGTTCGCAACATCACCTTCGACCTTCCGCTTCTCGGCGGTCTGCTGGGGCTCGACGACATTACCGTGCCCGCCCATCCGGTGACGATCACGACTGAAGACCTGAGAACGTGCTCAACCTGCTAA
- a CDS encoding MinD/ParA family protein produces the protein MTAHMNFVATTKILVLSDDAAAASFMLDTFGSLSRYDVRHMALRALGEKGRFDLAVFHMIVLDVDNGEVLQQPELFSFRANHRSIPLVVVSEELTDERMRLLIRLNGSDWLKKPLDRRALIDMISTHTPTAGATGSRVHAVVSAVGGAGASVIASSLAHVLAQPTKTGTPRVDLFDMDFSSGSLGYYLNLVNDYDLMPVIANPTRVDLEFIDLVRKRHSSGFSLLSFKQPSVLWSPKGAELVLRMLDVAAFESDETVIDMPYYSTPWKDDVLRSVNSVTIVTEMTIPALHQARDLFLHLTRLRGSPASIFLVVNKYRSRLFSLGVSRKQIDQVFKDIHAHIVAYDWETLREALDRGVLPVEVNARSRFCSAVGKLGALVK, from the coding sequence ATGACAGCCCATATGAACTTCGTAGCGACCACCAAGATCCTCGTCCTTTCCGACGATGCCGCGGCTGCGAGCTTCATGCTCGACACCTTCGGATCGCTGTCGCGCTACGACGTCCGCCACATGGCGCTGAGGGCGCTCGGAGAAAAGGGTCGTTTCGATCTGGCCGTGTTCCACATGATCGTGCTCGATGTCGACAATGGCGAGGTGCTGCAGCAGCCGGAGCTCTTCTCCTTCCGCGCCAATCACCGCAGCATCCCGCTCGTCGTCGTTTCCGAGGAGCTGACGGACGAGCGGATGCGGTTGCTTATCCGCCTCAATGGCAGCGACTGGCTGAAGAAGCCGCTCGACCGCCGGGCGCTGATCGACATGATCTCGACCCATACGCCGACTGCGGGCGCGACCGGCAGCCGCGTGCATGCGGTCGTCTCGGCCGTCGGCGGGGCAGGGGCGAGTGTGATCGCCTCCTCGCTTGCCCATGTGCTGGCGCAGCCGACGAAAACCGGCACGCCGCGTGTCGATCTCTTCGACATGGATTTTTCCTCCGGGTCGCTCGGCTATTATCTGAACCTCGTCAACGACTATGACCTGATGCCGGTCATCGCGAATCCCACGCGCGTCGACCTCGAATTCATCGATCTCGTGCGCAAGCGCCATTCGAGCGGCTTTTCGCTTCTCTCCTTCAAGCAGCCATCGGTCCTCTGGTCGCCGAAGGGCGCGGAACTGGTGCTGCGCATGCTGGACGTCGCAGCCTTCGAAAGCGACGAGACGGTGATCGACATGCCGTATTACAGTACGCCATGGAAGGACGACGTGCTGCGATCGGTCAACAGCGTCACGATCGTCACCGAGATGACCATCCCCGCGCTGCACCAGGCGCGGGACCTCTTCCTGCATCTGACGCGGCTGCGCGGCAGCCCGGCCTCGATCTTTCTCGTCGTCAACAAATATCGCAGCCGGCTCTTCAGCCTCGGCGTCAGCCGCAAGCAGATCGACCAGGTGTTCAAGGACATTCACGCCCATATCGTCGCCTATGACTGGGAGACGTTGCGCGAGGCGCTCGACCGCGGCGTGCTGCCGGTCGAGGTCAACGCGCGCTCGCGCTTCTGCAGCGCGGTCGGCAAGCTCGGAGCATTGGTGAAATGA
- a CDS encoding type II and III secretion system protein family protein: MLRGKNKGAMRARALAATAAAAIAFGSWGTGFVGPADAQEEYINLTGSVEQVTLPPNDTVTIRTSKAFGDLVIGSAELIDVVPLSDQSLFIRGKALGATNISIYDDNKQLIGVIDVRIASDFSEVASAVRAAAPSSRVQVFNSNNRIRLAGTVRDSVELQRVVEIAQSYSEQPVMNQLRVAESQQVMLEVRIIEASRQTGRDLGIGWSGQGRNGIGKATTSQGIAVDDGSLVRTLGDAAGAATGMQPFGQLIAKVLEISGGQIDIVINALEQKGLVRRLAQPNLIALSGETASFHAGGEVPILSTVANGATVATETDYRPFGVRLSFTPVVLDDGLISLKVQPEVSELDTSISVNGNPGFISRAANTTVALRDGQSFAMAGLLQSVNSKDVQQLPWLGQVPVIGALFRSTSFLKRESDLVIVVTPHIVRPARPGEDLYSPLEQTRSSNDAELFALGILEVDKDMLRRFRHGEGVKGPYGHRLDLDVGGQVAVAKK; encoded by the coding sequence ATGTTGAGGGGAAAGAACAAGGGGGCGATGCGCGCCAGGGCCCTCGCGGCGACAGCCGCGGCAGCGATCGCCTTCGGGAGCTGGGGAACCGGCTTCGTCGGCCCGGCCGACGCCCAGGAAGAATATATCAACCTCACGGGCTCGGTCGAACAGGTGACCTTGCCGCCGAACGACACGGTCACCATCCGGACGAGCAAGGCGTTTGGCGACCTGGTGATCGGCAGCGCGGAACTGATCGACGTCGTGCCGCTTTCCGACCAATCGCTCTTCATCCGCGGCAAGGCCCTGGGCGCCACCAATATCTCTATCTATGACGACAACAAGCAGCTGATCGGCGTCATCGACGTCCGCATCGCCAGCGATTTCAGCGAAGTGGCGTCGGCGGTCCGGGCCGCGGCGCCCTCGTCCAGAGTGCAGGTCTTCAACTCCAACAACCGCATCCGGTTGGCGGGTACGGTGCGCGATTCGGTAGAGCTGCAGCGCGTCGTCGAGATCGCCCAGTCCTATTCCGAGCAGCCGGTCATGAACCAGCTCCGCGTTGCCGAATCGCAGCAGGTGATGCTGGAGGTACGAATCATCGAGGCCTCGCGCCAGACCGGCCGCGACCTCGGCATCGGTTGGTCCGGGCAGGGCCGCAACGGCATCGGCAAGGCGACCACTAGCCAGGGTATCGCTGTAGATGACGGCAGCCTCGTGCGTACGTTGGGCGATGCCGCCGGTGCCGCAACGGGCATGCAGCCCTTCGGGCAGTTGATCGCCAAGGTGCTGGAGATTTCCGGCGGCCAGATCGACATCGTCATCAATGCGCTGGAGCAAAAAGGCCTGGTGCGTCGCCTGGCGCAGCCGAACCTGATTGCGCTCAGCGGCGAGACCGCGAGTTTCCATGCCGGCGGCGAAGTGCCGATCCTGTCGACGGTCGCCAATGGTGCGACGGTTGCAACCGAGACGGACTACCGCCCCTTCGGCGTACGGCTCAGCTTCACCCCGGTAGTGCTTGACGATGGCCTCATCAGCTTGAAAGTCCAGCCGGAGGTTTCTGAACTCGATACGTCCATCAGCGTCAACGGAAATCCGGGCTTCATCTCACGGGCGGCTAACACTACGGTGGCGCTCCGCGACGGCCAGAGCTTCGCTATGGCGGGCCTTCTGCAGTCGGTGAATTCCAAGGATGTCCAGCAATTGCCGTGGCTGGGGCAGGTTCCCGTCATCGGCGCGCTGTTTCGGTCGACGAGCTTCCTGAAGCGGGAATCGGACCTCGTCATCGTCGTGACCCCGCATATCGTGCGGCCAGCGCGCCCGGGCGAGGATCTCTACAGCCCGCTCGAGCAGACGCGCTCATCGAATGACGCGGAGCTATTCGCGCTCGGCATTCTCGAAGTGGACAAGGACATGCTGCGCCGCTTTCGTCACGGCGAAGGCGTGAAGGGCCCCTATGGCCACCGTCTCGATCTGGATGTGGGAGGCCAAGTTGCCGTTGCAAAGAAATAA
- a CDS encoding pilus assembly protein produces the protein MWEAKLPLQRNKRLLLVLAATGLLSGCADYLNHRDSITFGLGNAVEANKGIHIQEPFPRVAQNTNIPSDGKVINRAMRTYQGGGQTSAPPPAAVILPMATPPNGTNSAAQ, from the coding sequence ATGTGGGAGGCCAAGTTGCCGTTGCAAAGAAATAAGCGCCTTCTCCTGGTTCTGGCGGCAACGGGCCTGCTTTCGGGCTGCGCCGATTACCTGAACCATCGCGATTCGATCACCTTCGGGCTCGGCAATGCGGTGGAGGCCAATAAGGGCATCCACATCCAGGAGCCTTTCCCGCGGGTGGCGCAGAACACCAATATTCCGAGTGACGGCAAGGTCATCAATCGGGCGATGCGCACCTATCAGGGCGGCGGGCAGACGAGCGCGCCACCGCCGGCAGCGGTGATCCTGCCGATGGCCACGCCGCCGAATGGAACCAATTCCGCCGCCCAGTAA